Genomic window (Ctenopharyngodon idella isolate HZGC_01 chromosome 20, HZGC01, whole genome shotgun sequence):
GTGGATGATTAAGGTACGAATAGCAGTGGGTGtggcacattaaaaataattagttattTCCCAGACAGGAAAGAATGTACCTCTTCGTACGGATTACATAAAGAGAGAACATTTGTTTTGACTTgacttatataatttaaaagtaattgatgtattacttttatctgtatgacaaaaaatgacagagtattttaagtcgTTTTTGCTGCTATGTAAAGAAAATCCAACAAAACGCGCCGGCGCGTTTGCCGACCCCAGAGTGTTAAAGTTTATTTTGATCGTTTGCCatttcccgcctccttcttccctgagcTTGAACTTTGTTACGGCAATACTGTATTAGTATTATACAATAGACTTATTATTAGCACTTATACAATACACATATTATataagtgctatataaataaacgtgacatAACTTGACTGGAGCactgaattgcagagctggtgcaaacatattcaCATCACCtttatcagatgctttcttatcggccgtcatttttgttgtgcgtttattttgttattgagaggaaagcatgcaacacatatttacatattcactAAACATCGCTCTCAGCAGTGTTGGTGATGACGGGATGTTCGTTAACAGTATATCACTGCAAAGGTATTTTCAACTTCTTTTTGCCCCTaagcgaagaacgaaaaagaacttcgccttgagtatatcggggccttaaatGTCTCAGATTTAAAACACTGGATCACTTTCAAGCATGCCATGAACCTCTCACACTAGCTTTGGCAAATCCAGTGATTAGTTCTCCCTTAGAAAGTCATCAGCCCTGAGGGTTTGACAAGGTGCTTCTCTTACCAGGCCAGTCCAAGAACGCTCCAAATGCCAGTGCCAGATGTCtaagccagtctgtctgctccGTGAGAGAGGAGAGGTCCAGACCGTCAGGGTTCTGTAGCAGCAGTGTGGCGATGAGAACCCAGGGCTTTAGAACCATGTTCTCCTCCTGTATGCGGACCAGACGGAACGCAGCATCGTTCAGAAACTCATGAGTGTCTGTGCTGGGTTTCTGAGGAATGtacctgattaaaaaaaacaacaacaaaaaaaacacactaaatTCAGTCGTGAGGTTCAACCTGACATTTCACTTTGTAGAGAACAGGGTGCTTCAATTAAACTCATATTGTGGCTGAAATCTgtagaaaataaaaagataaaaaaataaataaaaaaaagtaataaattggCAATAAATTAGATAAATATGAATGTACTATACATAAAGATAATATTGAATGTAAAtggataaatataaatatacactaccatccaaaagtttggggtcggttagatttttaaatcttttgctcaccaaggcggctgcatttatttgaacaaaaatacagaaaaaaagcaatattgtgtaatattatttcaatttaaaacaactgttttctattttaaaattgtaatatatttttaaaataatgggaaaaaaaaaaaaaaaaagaaaaaaaaaaaaagaacattgattattaattttccAGTAACACTCCCAAGAAGCACTTCTCACACTGCAAGTTGCTTTAGATAGAAATGTCTGGCAAAAtgcaaaaatttaaataatttgatcATCTTTCTGATTGTTTTACActacagaaaactttttattaattaacataatTTACTGTGACATTATTAAACAAGGATCAGAAAACTTTGCATGCCATGGTGGTCAAATCCCGCTATGTGGCTGCTAGCATGCTTTGTGTGAATAATGTTGACCTTTAGTGCAAAACTGCAGGTGTCATACCTTGGCAGCAGGTTGTACTGAGAGCGGTTTATTTTTCCCTCTGCCAGACTGCGCACAGATACAGGATGACCAAAGTACACATGCATACTGCCATAGTCCTCACTCAAGACCCGCCGGGCCTTCAACAGACCCTGAGAGAAACAGAGTTGAGAAATGGAtgtcaacaaaaacagaacaattaaCTCTCTGGGATTCGTTCTTCGTACCTCACTTAATACATATGAGATGATTTGACACATGCCAATTCTTCTAATCGTGATAACTAATCTCTGGATAATTTGATTAATCAAACAAATTTGtggatttgattaaaatatctggatTAAGTTGTCTGATATTATTGCATGTTCATTGGCCAGGCCAGATATATCAATACTCGAAACCATGATCAGCAATGCAACGATTGGCTGGTGGCAAGACGGCACAATAATGACATCACAAATTTCTATAAGGAAACAGCCAAGTGAccaaaacaacataaaagttATAACAGATAAATGAAATGTGTATTGTTTGATACATAATTCCGTATTATTTCCATTATTTCACGTTTTCTAGTAATTTGTACagtctttacatttttatttcaatgctgTACTTagcaattcatttaattttacctGTGAAGCAAGTGTTACATGACAGCATTAATTAAATTTTCTTAAGGGTCAAGACTTTAAATATCACCTTCACTTAAAAAGATGCAatctaatcctgtttacatgaaataagccCGAGAAGTTTTGAGCTTATGGACCTGTTGCTATGACAGTGAGCTTTGAAGAACCTAACAATCCTGGATCATGTCAAATCATCAAAAGTAAAATCCAGATAACTGAGTAATCCACATACGAAGAGCGGTTCCCTGAGGTCTGTCTTTCCAGTAAAATGTCTGGATgttccaaaaaaagaaagaaaaaaaaaaaaagttccagtaaaaaaaaactaaacatccAAGCACTGAGGTTTTATGTCTGAAACACTGAAAGAATATTTAACCAAAggggtgagaaaaaaaaaaaaaaaaaaaaaaaaaaaaaattatatatatatatatatgtgtggtaacactttacaataaggttcattagttaaacattagttaatgtattaactaacatgaactaaccatgagcaatacatttgttaatgtatttactaatcttcgttaacattagttaatgaaaatacagtttttctttgtctgttcatgttatttcacagtgcattaactaattttaacaagattttaataatgtattagtaaatgtggaaattaacattaacaaagattaataagtgctgtataagtgcagttcattattagttcatgttaactaatgtagttaactaatgaaccttatttgTAACCTAAGTGTTaccatacatttatattatatggactccattatgaaaaatattaaaatgacttaTTCTTTCTAGGTACATACTTTCATATTTacacaccattcaaaagttcaaaatcagtaaggtttttttctttttcttttttgaaagaaaataatactcaaaacttttattcaacaagtatgcattaaactgatcaaaagactttagaaaaaatatttagaactTTTCATTCATTGAAGAATCTGAAAAAATGTGTcacgttttccacaaaaatatcaagcaaTACAGCCTTTTCAACACTAATAAATCAGCATTAGCAAACATTTCAACATTAgcaaatcagcttattagaatgatttctgaaggattatgtgacagtgaagactggagtaatgatgctgaaaattcagctttgcatcacaggaataaattacattttaaattgaaatatattaaaataaaaaagaaagttattttaaactgtaataatatctcacaatattacaatttttactgtttttttttttatcaaataatgcTGCGTATATTTTGTTGTTATACAGTATGTCTGCTAAAAATGATGATTGAATAATAATGTGCAGAAGAAGGCCACACGTACTGAAGTCGACTCTTTGGGCTTCGGGACACCAAGCAGCTCACGGGCGTACAGAGTTTCTTCCAGAATTCTCTCGTAGCTGATGCTGACAGGAACCAGGTTCACGTCAAATAGCTCTCCTTTAAAAAAAGGCTCCATCACAATATTCAACAACCCTTAgggagaagaagaaagaaagagtgtGGGAGATGAAGCTGACACAAAACGGTGTTCAAAGAGGTGGACCATTTTGTTTCTCTCATTCATCTAAATTTGCTTTTGTTCCATTTGATTGATGAGCTGCCACCGTCATGCTTTCCAGGTTTCAAGCTGTCGTTTTGAACCTCTGTGCCATAAATTAGACAGGGGCGCTATTTCATTCTGGGACTATGATTCAATTGTGAAAATCCTGTGAAATTTCATTTAGCTGGCATCTCACTTCCTGTGAACAAGCAATGCAgaccaaaaaaaatgttaccTGTCACCTTGAATTATTTGTGCAGCAATAAAAAAGGCTGAAAAGTGAGGAAAAGCCTTGACGCTGCACAATACATGCAGAAGTCAGCAAAGAGCTTTTATCAAAATGAAACACcccaaaaaaaaatgtcacagcAGCACAGACAGCCTGTTtttgaaattatataaaaaaaaaaatttacaaatcGATAGTTGATGTATAATTACCCGTCTTTGGTGTAAGAGATTTGCTCGTCCTGCTTCTAGTTCCTTCCAAGAAGAACTCAATTGGGGCATAACCATTCTGAATAAACAACATATAACAggttaataatttttaaactgtcaaaaatGCAGGTATGTACATTAAGTAGTCATTTAACAGATCCTTATATCCAAACCTACTTACAGTACACTTATTACAGGGAAAATCCCACTGGATCAACCTGCGTGAACTGCATTTTGATCAAAGGTAAAAAGCCCTCCTAATTACATGTTTATAAGAGGGTTAAGAGCAGTGTGAAAAGAAGGGCTGTGTGATTACTCAAAATTGTGTTTCGATTTAGATTTTGGCTTCTGACAATtatgaaaatacaataattaaGATAAAATGATTATTGTGCCCCATTTCTTTCCTTTACAGCGGTGCACTTTTGCTCCTCCTTAAAAGCCCGAACTTAACGTGCAAATCAGTAAAATCATGTAACGTGACTTTCGTAAAATGAGACGTGCTTAATATCAAaagcgcgaaagagaacttgcgCTGTTCCTTAGGTGGCTTTCTGTGCACACGCTCAGAGACGGAGTGGAATGTGGACAAGCAAAGTAAACACTGAGATTTGGGTGCGTGCCTAAACAGTTAAATACATgcaaaaatgtgtcaaaatgcctgGTTTGGCAAGTACTCACTTAAAaccagtcggttatgtcttaagtgaatgtaaacagttgggaGAAAATAGaatgtgtgtcagtatattggatctgtgcattttgtcttaaagtgacagcagcctaataaatctaatgtgaatcaaacaacaaaagacaaagacaaaatcactcactgctcttgactgaatgacTTTGACTGATTGcttattttcaataatttttgAGGACTTTTTTTCTTACGTTAGCAATCTGCTGTGGTATTGAAAATGGTATCGAGAATTGTGAAAATTCACTGGAATCTAAAATTGAGATGTTATAGCAACCTTATTTCGAgcaaatatatactatattgctttcattaaataaattactcatataagattttggtcatatggCCCACTAATAATCGTgttaaataatcgtgattacaatattgaccaaaataacTGTGATTATGAAGCAGCCCTAGTGAAAAGCCTTAAATCCACCGCAATATGAAGCCTGTTTTTCATCCTATATTAAAAGACAGTCTAATTCCCTGATTTGCTCATTTGTTCAGTTGTTTGGATGAAGGGTCTTACCCTGAGCATCGTCTTCACATACTCAGAAAACACAGCCCAGTAAAGTTTATCTCCTCCAAATGACCGACGGATGAAAAACGCTCCAGACATACGCAGCATCTCACCAACAAACTTCATGCTCATAAAATCTACAAGAAACATCATGACATTACTAAACACTACATGTAATGAATATAATATGAAATCAACTGTTTTACcagttttaatcattttactGTAAACACCATGATACATGAAAATGTTAATCAAATTGTACCAATATATCCAAACATTTTATAGAAGAATGCCAACAgcatatttcagttttatttttattttattttttatttgtaaaacatttttaatgacatttttattcattataaataaaatatttaaagaaaaatatataaattaaaataaaatatgttgtttGCATTCTTTTACAAAAAAGTTGTGGTATCATGGTCcaatttgatttatatttttaaaaactgtcacTACCATGTTTTCATACAGTATCTAAACTGCCACAGTTAAGGGCTTGTATTCGGATTATGAATCTGAGGGACAGCAGTAAAAATGATCATAGATGACTGTAGAGATCAAGTAAAGCAAATGCAAAGATAATGCAGAAAGATTATCAAATGTTTATATGTTCTAACTGGCACTTTTTGTTCAGTTCTAAGGAAACTACATCAAATCAACCAGATACTGTTTAAACAAGGTCGCCTCTCAAAACTCCCTGAGAAAACAAGAAAACTTGAGAGAgccaaccaaaaaaaaaaaaaaaaaaaaaaaaaaaatgttaaatccaAACACTCCTCTCAAGCATATCAAATGATATATGGGACTATATGGGAGGCTGGCATAAAAAGTTATAAGACCAAAAAAATTGTGGTCAAATAAGCATAAGAACTTTTTGAccaaatcaaaatgtaatactgtatgtgtgtgcacaaATGTTATTTGAAGTAGAAATGTTTTCGAACATAATGTCTTCATGTTTGTCaagtttgatcaatttattcaTGCTTGCTGAATTTAagtgttcataaaaaaaaaaacaaaaaaaaaaacttttgaacaaaataTCTTTGGTGAGACATGCCTCTTGAATACTTCattattagaatttatttatttttgttaaaagtaAACTATGCAACTTTCGGCCCTTtagcggttaaaaaacaaaactgcatgcattttgcagaataacattgttttatgagcagtaggataactcTCTTGTGAAccgcacagtcacgcagagccaaagcacaaccaaaacattCACTATAGGCTTAAGAGATAAAACCAGTTTAGATgaaaaggatctcaagctgactagctgaagacgttactgtagctaTACACATTAATAGACactacttccttgaaaataaataccaGCACAGCACTAAAACaaacataatgaaatgacccttcaaaatagataatgctttacagtgaactctgttagagagctacatatgacCATTTAGCTTTTCAATAAAAGACCTTACTCACCCcttgagtaataaaaatgccatctccacatcacttttacaacatttcaaatccctcagttcccGCCTTCTCCGAAAAGCCAAggcaatgttgattcttgttttattacgagctctgtcacgttctctttttgccagcagactcctctctgttcagtgtttttttaaaacgtGTGATTCCCCGTATGTTCAAGATTTAGCTGCTCCATTTCAACATTTCTCGcttgttgtgacaactaaccaaTTCCCCTCCCACACCATACACACGTCAAAGTAGCTGGAgcaactttttttctatttacggatatgatgAGACATGCATGGACGAGTGATGCAAGTACGCAATTTCATGCGAAAAGCATCCAGCtcagtctaaaatataaacacttataaaagGCATACCATAGTGAATTAGGGTAgtacaaaaacacgttttggaaaAAAGAATGATGGTGTATTGACtcatgatttaaagggttagttcacccaaaaattaaaattatcccatgatttactctcaagccatccgatcttctttcagacaaacacaatcggagatatatttaaaaatatcctggctcttccaagctttatataatggcagtgaatggggggcccgattttaaagcaaaaaaaagtgcatccatccatcgtaaaagtACTCCACGCAGCTCcagggtgttaataaaggccttttgtaATGGATTtttgtaaacaacaacaacaacaaaaaaaacatatttaaaactttattaactataataactagcttccggcagacggccgtacgcatcaatttgcggcggaagagtaacccctgacccgacgcatgacgtaatgacaAGCAAGCAAGCGCAGAGGAtatagcaaaacaaaacaccagtcacgaattagaagtctaaaacgagaaattttaaagagaaatgacGAAGGACTTCGAAATatgagaagaggagcttgagtttgttgaacagccctatttgtttgaatcaTGAGAGACGTCTAAGCTTATGCTACTCCTAcatcatacatcgcgtcacgggttactcttgtggcacAAGCCGATTTGTgtagtatgcgtacggtcgtctgccgaaagctagttattttagattatacagttttaaatatggatatttttcttacaaaaacccatcgcctgcttcagaaggcctttattaaccccctgagcTGTGTAGAGTACTtttaggatggatggatgcactttttttggcttcaaaatcgggaccccattcactgccattatatagcTTGgaggagccaggatatttttaaatatatctccaattgtgtttgtctgaaagaataaagtcatatataccttggatggcttgagggtgagtaaatcatggggtaattttcatttttgggtgaactatccctataaattttgttaattttgaacaaaaaaaaaaaaaaacaaaaaaaaaaaatcacctttaagaacattttctgacaaaaagttttaaaacaacatttttagaagaaaatttggCTGGTGCAAAATTCACTACAAAGCTAGAATCATCTAGGAGAGGGGGTTGTTATGCGGTTGCTTAGGTGTTCTGAGGGGTTGCTTACTGGTTTAAAAGTGTCAAGATTAGATATTTTGGTCCTTTCTttaatgtaagttttttttctgttgtatcATCTGGCAGGCAAAATAGCAGGTCTGATTACTCCAAAAAGTACGTCTAAACAAACTGCTCAATTTGAGGTATCCTTCTTCATGTCTGTAGCAACAAACAGCGTGGGATGAGTTACATGCCGAAGTTTAATGCTTATAAATGCATACTATTATTGTTGTTCATAGCAAGTTTGTATTTCAGCACTTAAAGGTGCTTTATGTAAgaatgacagctagtggttgaaatcggtactgcagtccaaattcaaaatattgtttgccccgccccctcctcctcagacttgACACTCACGCGGGTTGCCAGTTTGAAGATACGCAACAGGAGCGAGCTCAATTGACACTGGAAGGCGGggagacttacacactgtaagataattcgttgatttattgatttatgatgAGTTGATATCGCATTTTAATATGCTCTCGTTCgtagagatttttagatggatgctgaggctttttaggttgggtagaatctgcgatctctgacccagttttttcgttggcttccatggctgcaattcgTTGCATTGgttttccgccaactggcaacccagggtggcgaaatactattgggtaaattggcaacgTGTGGTCTtgaacagaccaaaacaaaaacagaaattctgACACGGAACtcaaatttcaaagtaaaataactggctgtagcaatgGTTTACCAGGTTAACCTGTTCACACTCACCCATTCCAGCTGCAATCACTGGCAGGGGAAGGTCGTATGTGTAAAGTAAGTATGACATCATCAGGAAGTCCATGTAACTACGGTGACTGGGCAGAAGAACCACCGGGTGTTCCTGTACAGCCTGCTGGAGCTGGAAAGAAAAAACGTCATCAAAACCATCATAACATCAAACTCTATCTAACTCTCCATCTAAAATCTAACtctaatgtttttaatgaaaactcttatgctcaccatttatttgatcaacaatacagtcaaaactgtaatattgtgaaatattattaccatttaaatgaactgttttccattttaatatattataacatgtaattataaaaatctgtgatggtaaagctgaattttcagcatcattactctagtcttcagtgtcacatgatccttcagaaatcataatatgctgatttgctgctcaagaaacatttatgattattatcaatgttaaactgaaaacagtttttgctgcttgatatttttgtggaaactgtgatacacaatcattcaaaagatttaaaataatgatgatgataataatagttatattctaaaaagatttctatttcaaataaatgctgttcttttgaccttTCTATTCTTaaataaatcctgaaaaaaaagtatcacggtttccacaaaaatatcaagcagcgcaactgttttcaactgtgaTACTAATAaatgagcatcaaatcagcatattagaatgatttctgaaggatcatgtgacactgaagactggtgtaatgatgctgaaaattcagctttgatcacagaaataaattatatgttaaaatatattacaatagaaaacagtatttaaaagtgtaataatatttcacaatattactgtttttactgtatttttaatcaaataaatgcacccctggtgatcataagagacttataaaaattaataaatcttATTTATTCCAAACTTCTGACCAGTaatatatataagcaataaggtacgagaggctgtgctgtatcctGAATaagcccttcagccgtgacttattcacaatacagcactagcctcgagtaccttattgcttcaataaaacggttaccacacaatacaaatattaaagccaaaaatatgtatcaatgcaactttcatggagtaaagactgtctttatgagtatGTCAGTcagtttacattgaaaagactgaactgtgaacatggaacaagacgcaactgacaaatgctttgactagcgccgtcagtcacgggaaaaccccttaactgttaaaaggacaagataatacatcagacatttaaacatattttttattatgaacataggactgacctaaaggaaaatgctaaatctgaatgcaggtaataaactcgctcactcgatcttttctcacaacactcttttACATATTACAGTAAGctacaatatcaattgagaacatacaatTTATATTGCTAAGAGTGgatgctaagggtgttgtgtagtgatacacagaaccattgggtaaagcggtcatagccatgttttatcgtgaataaaacacagctattgaccagtCAGAaccaaggacaggaactaaccattttataatacCCTATATAGGGGGCCATCAGCTGGACTGAACTATAAAGATAATATTATTCATATGCTAATAAGCACATTtaaacatacaaataagagATCATCATACTAATGAGAGTGTCACAGGGAGTTTAATCCCTCAATCCCTGTAACCTTATTCTACTTCAAGCATTAAGGCTGATGATATAAATTATGACATGTTTCAGTAACATTAGACGACCCTAGTAGTCAGCTCACAGTGTAAATGCCAGGTGTTTTAGCAGGAATTTCACACATGTATTTTGGGGACAGTAAAGAGTCACTCACTCTCTGGATGCCCTCCTCATTGACACACACACTGCGGAAGAGTCTCTTGAAGGCTTTGCTGAGAGTAAAGGCGAAGAAACGTATGGTGCTGAGCTGCAGGCGGTGAGCCATCTCATCCAGAATCAGAGACGCTTCCTCCGTTACACACTCACTACTGTCTCCTGATTCTAATGAAAcctacacagtacacacacacaagtaaccattaaaacaccaggtTTTGATCTGTATTGTTAAATACAGTCTAAATACAGTCTAAGAAATGATCTCAAAAGATATAATAGGCATaacaatgccctggcaaccacctgtAGCACTTCTCTGAAAACATAAT
Coding sequences:
- the gnpat gene encoding dihydroxyacetone phosphate acyltransferase, producing the protein MEMASRALYSSRHRMLKKRDDFEDILEERRRSSDLRYALRCYTPSLYKGLVPCKASMLKTIVLQSDHLQYVIKQVSLESGDSSECVTEEASLILDEMAHRLQLSTIRFFAFTLSKAFKRLFRSVCVNEEGIQRLQQAVQEHPVVLLPSHRSYMDFLMMSYLLYTYDLPLPVIAAGMDFMSMKFVGEMLRMSGAFFIRRSFGGDKLYWAVFSEYVKTMLRNGYAPIEFFLEGTRSRTSKSLTPKTGLLNIVMEPFFKGELFDVNLVPVSISYERILEETLYARELLGVPKPKESTSGLLKARRVLSEDYGSMHVYFGHPVSVRSLAEGKINRSQYNLLPRYIPQKPSTDTHEFLNDAAFRLVRIQEENMVLKPWVLIATLLLQNPDGLDLSSLTEQTDWLRHLALAFGAFLDWPDHTTCSEVISCSLALHRHLLTVSAGHVQLNVTEALQVETTPEETVFHRAVVVLSCASYRNQILHVFLRPALLAVAMQSANSNSKDDIYNCFSFLRNMFSNEFILCPGDSVQDFEEACYLLMKRGVLQVLEHEIVMSPSGHSTLAFLCAVLDPFLQGYQVVCRYLCEETNENLTEKEFIPAVRNFALKLILAGRLKCYEALSSDLQKNTLAALLRLKAVRKVKVGDQVALKVNKIAVNSLGDTLGGKIPNQKPVLARL